The Collimonas sp. PA-H2 genome contains a region encoding:
- a CDS encoding LytTR family DNA-binding domain-containing protein translates to MTTPSNLRALIAEDEPILAAALLQALQRLWPELQIVASVDNGLAVVEQTLKQRPDILFLDIKMPGKSGLEAAQELAEEWPENEAFPLIVFVTAYDEYAISAFEHAAADYVLKPISDARLGKTIARLQQRLQQNGDGNAALDRLIGQLHNMQPRTNTEPLTMIRAAVGNQIRMIPINEVIYFEASDKYINVVTADSESLIRTSLKELLPQIDSRQFWQVHRGTIVNHQCIQMAIRDESGKLSLKLRGRGESLAVSRVFAYLFKQM, encoded by the coding sequence ATGACTACACCATCCAATCTGCGCGCCCTGATAGCCGAAGACGAACCGATCCTGGCGGCGGCGCTGCTGCAAGCCTTGCAGCGCCTGTGGCCGGAACTGCAGATCGTCGCCAGCGTCGACAACGGCCTGGCGGTGGTCGAACAAACCTTGAAGCAGCGTCCCGACATCCTGTTCCTGGATATCAAGATGCCCGGCAAAAGCGGCCTGGAAGCGGCCCAGGAACTGGCTGAGGAATGGCCGGAGAATGAAGCGTTCCCGCTGATCGTGTTTGTCACCGCCTACGACGAATATGCGATCTCCGCCTTCGAACATGCCGCCGCCGATTACGTGCTGAAGCCGATCAGCGATGCCCGCCTGGGCAAGACCATCGCCCGCCTGCAGCAGCGCCTGCAACAAAACGGCGACGGCAATGCCGCGCTCGACCGCCTGATCGGCCAGTTGCACAATATGCAACCCCGCACCAATACCGAACCGCTGACCATGATACGCGCCGCAGTCGGCAACCAGATCCGCATGATCCCGATCAACGAGGTGATCTATTTCGAAGCCAGCGACAAATACATCAACGTCGTCACCGCCGACAGCGAATCGCTGATACGCACCAGCCTCAAGGAATTGCTGCCGCAGATCGACAGCCGCCAGTTCTGGCAGGTGCACCGCGGCACCATCGTCAACCACCAGTGCATCCAGATGGCGATACGCGACGAAAGCGGCAAGCTGTCCCTGAAACTGCGCGGCCGTGGCGAAAGCCTGGCGGTCAGCCGGGTATTCGCGTATCTTTTCAAGCAAATGTAG
- a CDS encoding sensor histidine kinase: MKPSTTTPPSALPPTAEPLARRLLRTLYINLGIDVMCAVIVTYVMRLSDQFLPNLVFSLCIGLTAMVLIEAGRSLVWRNASPPKVHFLAYILVAAGIAQFIGIRLADLLLGLPTDNFSSMYMNVSGLGLVILTVSVCVGATLFFWNLSTLAELRNQAATERARAVAVEKQALQAQLQMLQAQIEPHMLFNTLATLQSLIALDAPRAQQMLDQLIQFLRASLSSSRIEQTTLAQEFSLMEAYLELMSLRMGSRLSFELQLPAALRDTVIAPMLLQPLVENAIKHGLEPKIEGGRIEVSASRQGQLLLLDVSDTGLGLAAEPLQTPASHGSHIGLSNIHERLQALYGSQASLSVKPNLPHGVTAQLQLPVLS; encoded by the coding sequence ATGAAGCCAAGCACTACAACACCGCCAAGCGCATTGCCGCCCACCGCCGAACCGCTGGCGCGGCGTCTGCTGCGCACCCTGTACATCAATCTCGGCATCGACGTCATGTGCGCCGTGATTGTGACTTACGTGATGCGCCTCAGCGACCAGTTCCTGCCTAACCTGGTGTTTTCGCTGTGCATAGGCCTGACGGCGATGGTGCTGATTGAAGCCGGCCGCTCGCTGGTCTGGCGCAACGCTTCGCCGCCCAAAGTGCATTTCCTCGCTTACATACTGGTGGCGGCAGGCATCGCCCAATTTATCGGCATCCGCCTGGCCGACCTGCTGCTCGGACTGCCCACAGATAATTTTTCTTCTATGTATATGAATGTAAGCGGCCTCGGCCTGGTTATCCTGACAGTTTCGGTCTGCGTCGGCGCCACCCTGTTTTTCTGGAACCTCAGCACGCTGGCCGAACTGCGCAACCAGGCCGCCACCGAAAGAGCGCGCGCCGTCGCCGTCGAAAAACAAGCCTTGCAGGCGCAGCTGCAGATGCTGCAGGCGCAGATCGAACCGCATATGCTGTTCAATACGCTGGCCACCTTGCAAAGCCTGATCGCGCTGGATGCGCCACGGGCGCAGCAGATGCTGGACCAGCTGATCCAATTCCTGCGCGCTTCGCTGTCTTCCTCGCGCATCGAGCAAACCACGCTGGCGCAGGAATTCAGCCTGATGGAAGCCTATCTGGAACTGATGTCGCTGCGCATGGGCAGCCGCCTCAGCTTCGAACTGCAACTGCCGGCGGCGCTGCGCGATACCGTGATTGCGCCGATGCTGCTGCAGCCGCTGGTGGAAAACGCCATCAAGCATGGCCTGGAACCGAAGATCGAAGGCGGCCGCATCGAAGTCAGCGCCAGCCGCCAGGGCCAGTTGCTGCTGCTCGACGTCAGCGATACCGGCCTCGGGCTGGCGGCCGAACCGCTACAGACGCCTGCCAGCCACGGCAGCCACATCGGCCTCAGCAATATCCACGAACGTCTGCAGGCGCTGTACGGTTCGCAGGCCAGCCTGAGCGTCAAGCCCAATCTGCCGCATGGCGTCACCGCCCAACTCCAACTACCTGTCCTGTCATGA
- the alaS gene encoding alanine--tRNA ligase has protein sequence MNSAEIREKFLKFFESKGHTIVRSSSLVPGNDPTLLFTNSGMVQFKDVFLGTEKRNYVRATSVQRCLRAGGKHNDLENVGYTARHHTFFEMLGNWSFGDYFKHDSLVWAWELLTKVYGLPADKLWATVYETDDEAYDIWHKVIGLPKERIVRIGDNKGAPYASDNFWQMADTGPCGPCSEIFYDHGPDVWGGPPGSPEQDGDRYIEIWNNVFMQFDRQIDPKTGAATLTPLPKQCVDTGMGLERLAAVLQHVHSNYEIDLFQRLIKAAARETNITDLANNSLKVIADHIRACSFLVVDGVIPGNEGRGYVLRRIIRRALRHGHKLGQTKPFFYKLVKDLALEMGAAYPELPAAAERVEQILKQEEERFGETLEHGMKILEAELLKNPKKLSGATAFTLYDTFGFPLDLTADICREREIELDEAGFAAAMERQKTAAREGGKFKMTAAVEYSGDKTRFVGYDELAHEAKVLALYVDGSAVQKIEAGQDAIVVLDTTPFYAESGGQVGDCGVLEAAGALFAVTDTLKIQAEVFGHHGNLRSGSLAVGDKLNAKVDIAVRGRTIRNHSATHLMHKALREVLGAHVAQKGSLVDADKTRFDFSHNAPVSADEIRRIEEIVNREILANVATEAKLMSFDDAVGAGAMALFGEKYGDEVRVLSIGTSRELCGGTHVSRTGDIGLFKIVGEGGVAAGIRRIEAVTGEAGLALVQSLSNRVSEAAAALKAQPEELTQRIAQVQDHVKALEKELSSLKSKLAANQGDELVLQAVDVNGIKVLAATLEGADSATLRETMDKLKDKLKTAAIVLAAVKDGKVSLIAGVTADATAKVKAGELVNFVAQQVGGKGGGRPDMAQAGGTDPSGLAAALQGVAAWVGERA, from the coding sequence ATGAACTCAGCCGAAATCCGCGAAAAGTTTCTCAAATTCTTTGAATCCAAAGGGCACACCATCGTGCGCTCGTCGAGCCTGGTCCCCGGCAACGATCCGACCCTGCTGTTTACCAACTCCGGTATGGTGCAGTTCAAGGACGTGTTCCTGGGCACCGAAAAGCGCAACTACGTGCGCGCCACCTCGGTGCAGCGCTGCCTGCGCGCCGGCGGCAAGCACAACGACCTGGAAAACGTCGGCTATACCGCGCGCCACCATACTTTTTTCGAAATGCTGGGCAACTGGTCGTTCGGCGACTACTTCAAGCACGATTCGCTGGTCTGGGCCTGGGAGCTGCTGACCAAGGTGTACGGCCTGCCGGCCGATAAACTGTGGGCCACGGTGTATGAAACCGACGACGAAGCCTACGATATCTGGCACAAGGTCATCGGTCTGCCGAAAGAACGCATCGTGCGCATCGGCGACAACAAGGGCGCGCCTTACGCTTCGGACAATTTCTGGCAGATGGCCGACACCGGTCCGTGCGGCCCTTGTTCCGAGATTTTCTACGACCACGGTCCTGACGTCTGGGGCGGTCCTCCGGGCAGCCCGGAGCAGGACGGCGACCGCTACATCGAAATCTGGAACAACGTGTTCATGCAGTTCGATCGCCAGATCGACCCGAAAACCGGCGCCGCCACCCTGACGCCGCTGCCTAAGCAATGCGTCGACACCGGCATGGGCCTGGAGCGCCTGGCCGCGGTGTTGCAGCATGTGCACAGCAACTATGAAATCGACCTGTTCCAGCGCCTGATCAAGGCCGCCGCGCGTGAAACCAATATCACCGACCTGGCAAACAATTCGCTGAAAGTGATCGCCGATCACATCCGCGCCTGTTCCTTCCTGGTGGTCGACGGCGTGATCCCCGGCAATGAAGGCCGCGGCTACGTGCTGCGCCGCATCATCCGCCGCGCGCTGCGCCATGGCCACAAGCTGGGCCAGACCAAGCCGTTCTTCTACAAGCTGGTCAAGGACCTGGCGCTGGAAATGGGCGCTGCCTATCCCGAGTTGCCGGCGGCTGCCGAGCGCGTCGAGCAGATCCTGAAGCAGGAAGAAGAGCGCTTCGGCGAAACGCTGGAACACGGCATGAAGATTCTGGAGGCCGAGCTGCTCAAGAATCCGAAGAAACTGAGCGGCGCCACAGCGTTTACCTTGTATGACACGTTTGGCTTCCCGCTGGATTTGACGGCGGATATCTGCCGCGAACGCGAAATCGAACTGGACGAAGCCGGGTTTGCGGCAGCCATGGAACGCCAGAAAACGGCAGCGCGCGAGGGCGGTAAATTCAAAATGACAGCGGCTGTGGAATACAGCGGCGACAAGACCCGTTTCGTCGGTTATGACGAGCTGGCGCATGAAGCCAAAGTGCTGGCCTTGTACGTGGATGGCAGCGCGGTGCAGAAAATCGAAGCCGGCCAGGACGCCATTGTGGTGCTCGACACCACGCCGTTCTATGCTGAATCTGGCGGCCAGGTCGGCGACTGCGGCGTGCTGGAAGCCGCCGGAGCGCTGTTCGCAGTGACCGATACGCTGAAAATCCAGGCCGAAGTATTCGGTCATCACGGCAATCTGCGCAGCGGTTCGCTGGCGGTCGGCGACAAGCTCAACGCCAAAGTCGATATCGCGGTGCGCGGCCGCACCATCCGCAATCACTCGGCCACCCACCTGATGCACAAGGCATTGCGTGAAGTGCTGGGCGCGCATGTGGCGCAAAAGGGTTCGCTGGTCGACGCCGACAAGACCCGTTTCGATTTCAGCCACAACGCGCCGGTCAGCGCCGATGAAATCCGCCGCATCGAAGAAATCGTCAACCGCGAAATCCTCGCCAACGTCGCCACCGAAGCTAAATTGATGTCGTTCGACGATGCCGTCGGCGCCGGCGCCATGGCCTTGTTCGGCGAAAAATACGGCGATGAAGTGCGGGTGCTGTCGATCGGCACTTCGCGTGAATTATGCGGCGGCACCCACGTCAGCCGCACCGGCGATATCGGCTTGTTCAAGATCGTCGGCGAAGGCGGCGTTGCCGCCGGTATCCGCCGTATCGAAGCGGTCACCGGCGAAGCCGGCCTGGCGCTGGTGCAAAGCTTGAGCAACCGCGTCAGCGAAGCTGCCGCTGCATTGAAAGCGCAGCCGGAAGAACTGACCCAGCGCATCGCGCAGGTGCAGGATCACGTCAAGGCGCTGGAAAAAGAACTGAGCAGCCTGAAGTCGAAGCTGGCGGCCAACCAGGGCGACGAGCTGGTGCTGCAGGCGGTCGACGTCAACGGCATCAAGGTGCTGGCGGCGACGCTGGAAGGCGCCGACAGCGCCACTCTGCGCGAAACCATGGACAAGCTGAAAGACAAGCTGAAAACCGCGGCCATCGTGCTGGCTGCGGTCAAGGATGGCAAGGTCAGCCTGATCGCCGGCGTCACTGCCGACGCCACCGCCAAGGTCAAGGCCGGCGAGCTGGTCAACTTCGTCGCCCAGCAAGTGGGCGGCAAGGGCGGCGGCCGTCCTGACATGGCGCAGGCCGGCGGCACCGATCCGAGCGGCCTGGCGGCGGCCTTGCAGGGCGTTGCGGCCTGGGTCGGCGAACGGGCCTAA
- a CDS encoding DUF4429 domain-containing protein, with translation MQVRGVNGQVTLLSDRIQIKRAGAMARLTQARNSDKDILLTELNGVRIQLPNLLSNGYIRFFLVDDEAVDASLIRAASDGNTVLFSGRQLSRFTLLKTAVEKKIAANQPAPMLLLPAPEITAAEATAPEITASETTTPEMTAPAIITPAIAALIIPAERLPVDFDELDRVAEQYKQGLISRADWVAAKRKLLGL, from the coding sequence ATGCAAGTACGGGGCGTTAACGGCCAGGTAACGCTACTCAGTGACCGGATTCAGATCAAGCGCGCGGGCGCCATGGCCCGCCTGACACAGGCCCGCAATAGCGACAAGGATATCTTGCTGACTGAGCTGAACGGGGTCCGCATCCAGTTGCCCAACCTCCTCAGCAACGGCTATATCCGCTTTTTCCTGGTCGATGACGAAGCAGTGGACGCCAGCCTGATCCGCGCCGCCAGCGATGGCAACACCGTATTATTTAGCGGCCGGCAACTGTCCCGCTTCACGTTGCTGAAAACCGCTGTTGAAAAAAAGATCGCGGCTAACCAGCCAGCGCCGATGCTGCTGTTGCCGGCGCCAGAGATAACAGCAGCCGAAGCAACTGCACCTGAAATAACGGCATCCGAGACAACCACGCCCGAAATGACCGCTCCTGCAATCATTACACCTGCAATTGCTGCCCTGATAATCCCTGCAGAACGCCTGCCGGTCGATTTCGATGAGCTGGACCGGGTGGCGGAACAGTACAAGCAGGGATTGATTTCACGCGCCGACTGGGTCGCCGCCAAGCGCAAATTGCTGGGTCTTTAG
- a CDS encoding DUF1993 family protein, translating to MTISMYSTSIPVFKQMLNALSDVLAKAEAHVAEKKIDPNALLQARLFPDMFPLVRQVQIAADFAKSVPARLAGAEVPSYEDSEQSFADLHARIQKTLAFIDGLPAEKIDGSETLEIVLRPGTPKEKKLNGQTYLLGYGLPQFFFHVTTAYDILRHNGVEIGKRDFMGAY from the coding sequence ATGACCATCTCCATGTACAGCACTTCCATTCCCGTCTTCAAGCAAATGCTGAACGCCCTCAGCGACGTCCTGGCAAAAGCCGAAGCGCACGTCGCTGAAAAGAAGATCGATCCGAACGCGCTGCTGCAGGCACGCCTGTTCCCGGACATGTTCCCACTGGTGCGCCAGGTGCAGATCGCCGCCGACTTCGCCAAGAGCGTGCCGGCACGCCTGGCCGGCGCCGAAGTTCCTTCCTATGAAGATAGCGAACAAAGCTTTGCCGACCTGCATGCCCGCATCCAGAAGACGCTGGCATTTATCGACGGCTTGCCGGCGGAAAAAATCGATGGCAGCGAAACGCTGGAAATCGTCTTGCGTCCTGGCACGCCGAAAGAAAAGAAACTGAACGGCCAAACTTACCTGCTGGGCTACGGCTTGCCGCAATTCTTTTTCCACGTCACCACCGCCTACGACATCCTGCGCCACAACGGCGTGGAAATCGGCAAGCGCGACTTCATGGGCGCTTACTAA
- the ugpQ gene encoding glycerophosphodiester phosphodiesterase — MWPYPKIVAHRGGGTLAPENTIAAMRCGLEHGFHAVEFDVMLSRDGVPILMHDAVFGRTVRGVGKVADFNADQLTAMDAGSWLGPQFAGERICTYRQVLDFCRQNAIWMNVEIKPAEGFEIETGRVVAQLTEEVFEAELAAHAAAGQGTWPDPALPLFSSFSFDALRAAQVAAPDIPRGFLSDAIEDDWQQRLVELDAVALHTNHKYLSPMQAQAVKQAGYGLFCYTVNTPTRATEILGWGVDGLCTDRIDLIAADFA; from the coding sequence ATGTGGCCTTATCCCAAAATAGTCGCGCATCGCGGCGGCGGTACGCTGGCTCCGGAAAATACCATTGCGGCCATGCGCTGCGGCCTGGAGCACGGTTTCCACGCGGTCGAGTTCGACGTCATGCTGTCGCGTGACGGCGTGCCGATCCTGATGCACGATGCTGTGTTCGGCCGCACCGTGCGCGGCGTCGGCAAAGTCGCCGATTTCAACGCTGACCAGCTGACAGCCATGGATGCCGGCAGCTGGCTGGGGCCGCAGTTTGCCGGCGAGCGCATCTGCACTTATCGCCAGGTGCTGGACTTCTGCCGCCAGAACGCGATCTGGATGAATGTCGAAATCAAGCCGGCCGAGGGTTTTGAGATAGAGACCGGACGCGTAGTGGCGCAGCTGACCGAGGAAGTCTTCGAGGCCGAACTGGCGGCTCACGCAGCAGCAGGCCAGGGCACCTGGCCGGATCCGGCCTTGCCCTTGTTTTCTTCGTTTTCCTTTGATGCGCTGCGCGCCGCCCAAGTCGCGGCGCCGGACATCCCGCGCGGTTTCCTGAGCGACGCCATCGAGGACGACTGGCAGCAACGGCTGGTGGAGCTGGATGCGGTGGCCCTGCATACCAATCACAAATACCTGTCGCCGATGCAGGCCCAGGCGGTCAAGCAGGCCGGCTACGGCCTGTTTTGCTATACCGTGAATACGCCGACGCGGGCGACCGAGATACTGGGCTGGGGCGTGGACGGTTTGTGCACCGACCGGATCGATCTGATTGCGGCCGACTTTGCCTAA
- a CDS encoding 2TM domain-containing protein, giving the protein MNDANQNLQDARRQVERKIGFYLHLAVYLIVNSGLLLLNFLHNPGQPWVLGPLLGWGIGLLFHGLAVFLRDPGAQWKQRMIERELQKHHPTPPT; this is encoded by the coding sequence ATGAACGACGCCAACCAGAATTTGCAGGACGCCCGCCGCCAGGTCGAACGGAAAATCGGCTTTTATCTGCACCTGGCGGTCTATTTGATTGTAAACAGCGGCCTGTTGCTGTTGAATTTCTTGCATAATCCCGGTCAGCCTTGGGTGCTGGGACCGCTCCTGGGCTGGGGCATCGGCTTGCTGTTTCACGGCCTGGCGGTGTTCCTCAGAGACCCGGGTGCGCAGTGGAAGCAGCGCATGATAGAACGAGAATTACAAAAACATCACCCTACTCCGCCAACATGA
- a CDS encoding glutamine--tRNA ligase/YqeY domain fusion protein: MSTDHTNGHTPPAPASSNFLRGIIETDLTAGAYAGRQDSQGQPLPQVVTRFPPEPNGYLHIGHAKSICVNFGLARDYAGRCHLRFDDTNPEKEEQEYVDTIIDSVRWLGFDWKDSTGEHLYFASNYFDKLYEMAEYLITAGLAYVDSQSADEMTANRGNFGEVGKDSPFRNRSAAESLDLFRRMKAGEFKDGEHIVRAKIDMASPNMNLRDPAIYRIRHAHHHRTGDKWCIYPMYDYTHPISDALENISHSVCTLEFQDHRPFYDWILEHLSSAGFLQKPVPHQYEFSRLNVTYVITSKRKLRQLVDERIVDGWDDPRMPTLVGIRRRGFTPESVQLFCDRTGVTKSDGWIDMSSLEGALREDLDPKAPRASAVLRPLKLIIDNFPEGETVACHAPVYPPAHPEHATALRHFPISNTLWIEQEDFMETPVKGYFRLFPPTADKPGSRVRLRHGFVVECTGFDKDADGKVSAVHCTYFPDSKSGTEGSANYKVKGNIHWISVAHALEAEVRLYDRLFTDPHPDAGGKDFKATLNPNAKEVITAYLEPGLKDAKPEQRYQFERHGYFIADRVDSVPGKPVFNRTVTLKDSWSK, from the coding sequence ATGAGCACAGATCACACCAACGGCCACACCCCACCTGCCCCTGCCTCGTCCAATTTCCTGCGCGGCATCATCGAAACCGATTTGACGGCTGGCGCCTATGCCGGCCGCCAGGACAGCCAGGGTCAGCCATTGCCGCAAGTGGTCACGCGCTTTCCGCCGGAACCTAACGGCTACCTGCATATCGGTCACGCCAAGTCGATCTGCGTCAACTTCGGCCTGGCGCGCGATTACGCCGGCCGTTGCCATCTGCGCTTCGACGACACCAATCCGGAAAAAGAAGAACAGGAATACGTCGACACCATCATCGACAGCGTGCGCTGGCTCGGCTTCGACTGGAAAGACAGCACGGGCGAGCATCTTTATTTCGCCAGCAACTATTTCGACAAGCTGTATGAAATGGCGGAGTACCTGATCACCGCCGGCCTGGCCTATGTCGACAGTCAGAGCGCCGACGAAATGACCGCCAACCGCGGCAATTTCGGCGAAGTCGGCAAGGACTCACCGTTCCGCAACCGCTCTGCTGCCGAGTCGCTGGACTTGTTCCGCCGCATGAAAGCCGGCGAGTTCAAGGATGGCGAACACATCGTGCGCGCCAAGATCGACATGGCCTCGCCCAATATGAACCTGCGCGACCCGGCCATCTACCGGATCCGCCATGCCCACCATCACCGTACCGGCGACAAGTGGTGCATCTACCCGATGTACGACTACACGCATCCGATTTCCGATGCGCTGGAAAACATTTCGCACTCGGTCTGCACCCTGGAATTCCAGGATCACCGGCCGTTCTACGACTGGATCCTGGAACACCTGAGCAGCGCCGGCTTCCTGCAAAAACCAGTGCCGCACCAGTACGAATTCTCGCGCCTCAACGTCACCTATGTGATCACCAGCAAGCGCAAGCTGCGCCAGCTGGTGGACGAACGCATCGTCGACGGCTGGGACGATCCGCGCATGCCCACCCTGGTCGGCATCCGCCGCCGCGGCTTTACGCCTGAGTCGGTGCAACTGTTTTGCGACCGCACCGGCGTCACCAAGTCGGACGGCTGGATCGACATGAGTTCGCTGGAAGGCGCGCTGCGCGAAGACCTCGACCCGAAGGCGCCGCGCGCGTCGGCGGTGCTGCGGCCGCTGAAACTGATCATCGACAATTTCCCTGAAGGCGAGACAGTGGCCTGCCATGCACCGGTCTATCCGCCGGCGCATCCGGAACACGCTACCGCACTGCGTCATTTTCCGATAAGCAACACGCTATGGATAGAGCAGGAAGATTTCATGGAAACGCCGGTCAAAGGCTATTTCCGCCTGTTTCCGCCGACAGCCGACAAGCCTGGCAGCCGGGTCCGCCTGCGTCACGGTTTCGTGGTCGAGTGCACCGGCTTCGATAAAGACGCCGACGGCAAGGTCAGTGCCGTCCATTGCACATACTTTCCTGACAGCAAGAGCGGCACGGAAGGCAGCGCCAACTACAAGGTCAAGGGCAATATCCACTGGATCAGCGTGGCCCATGCGCTGGAAGCCGAAGTGCGGCTGTACGACCGCCTGTTCACCGATCCGCATCCGGATGCCGGCGGCAAGGACTTCAAGGCGACCCTGAATCCGAACGCCAAGGAAGTGATCACCGCCTATCTCGAACCGGGCCTAAAGGATGCCAAGCCGGAACAGCGCTATCAGTTTGAACGGCATGGCTATTTCATCGCCGACCGCGTTGACTCGGTGCCTGGCAAGCCAGTGTTCAACCGGACTGTCACCTTGAAGGATAGCTGGAGCAAGTAA
- a CDS encoding NUDIX domain-containing protein, giving the protein MSEFKYCPVCAASLVQRADEDEGGKLRLACPEGHWTHWDNPLPVLAAIVEIDGKILLARNAAWTEGMFALITGFMERDETPEQGIARELKEETNLDAQQISLVGVYEFIRKNELIIAYHVKATGTVRLSPELLEYRLLEPAALRPWRAGTGHAVADWMQAQGLAVEYVERPLLQPAQPEPALKA; this is encoded by the coding sequence ATGAGTGAATTCAAATACTGTCCGGTCTGCGCCGCGTCGCTGGTACAACGTGCTGATGAAGACGAAGGCGGCAAATTGCGCCTGGCTTGTCCCGAGGGGCACTGGACGCATTGGGACAATCCGCTGCCGGTGCTGGCCGCGATCGTCGAGATCGACGGCAAGATCCTGCTGGCGCGCAATGCGGCATGGACGGAGGGCATGTTTGCGCTGATCACCGGATTCATGGAACGCGATGAAACGCCGGAGCAGGGGATTGCGCGCGAGCTCAAGGAAGAAACCAACCTCGACGCCCAGCAGATCAGCCTGGTCGGCGTGTATGAGTTCATCCGCAAGAACGAACTGATCATCGCCTATCACGTCAAGGCCACCGGCACGGTCCGGCTATCACCAGAGTTGCTGGAATACCGCCTGCTGGAACCAGCCGCATTGCGGCCGTGGCGCGCCGGTACCGGCCATGCCGTGGCCGACTGGATGCAGGCCCAGGGTTTGGCGGTGGAGTACGTCGAGCGGCCACTGTTGCAGCCGGCGCAGCCTGAACCGGCCTTGAAAGCGTGA